One Yoonia sp. BS5-3 genomic window carries:
- a CDS encoding autoinducer binding domain-containing protein has translation MSATQVEISEVLGGLNELAPTGYALGFHIAYTTPRFMFQTYAKAWLDYYSQNGLLMNDPMVAWGFEHVGARRWSDLDDPAGVMKLAADHGMHFGVVIATDQGDSRSICGFANAAREFTDDEINKLSADVLKLHDSTAEQAQLSPETVQQLKNMSILVTHPGS, from the coding sequence ATGTCAGCAACACAAGTTGAGATCAGTGAAGTCCTTGGCGGGCTTAATGAGTTAGCACCAACAGGCTACGCCCTTGGGTTTCATATCGCTTACACGACTCCAAGGTTTATGTTCCAAACTTACGCAAAGGCATGGCTGGACTACTACTCTCAGAACGGTTTGCTGATGAATGACCCCATGGTCGCCTGGGGTTTTGAGCATGTCGGCGCCCGCCGTTGGTCCGATCTTGACGACCCTGCGGGTGTGATGAAACTTGCCGCAGATCACGGTATGCATTTTGGTGTTGTGATCGCAACAGATCAGGGTGACAGCCGAAGTATTTGCGGCTTTGCAAATGCAGCTCGCGAGTTCACCGATGATGAAATCAACAAGTTGTCCGCAGACGTACTTAAGCTGCATGACAGCACTGCTGAACAGGCGCAGTTGTCGCCAGAGACAGTTCAGCAATTGAAAAATATGTCGATTTTGGTGACCCATCCTGGTTCATAA
- a CDS encoding SH3-like domain-containing protein produces the protein MVEWVRVRADMPPGHVRTPVYLRGKTGWVERHLGPFPNPEALAYGHDGTPTPLMRIRFTMSEIWGTDTAHPDDTVDAEIYAHWLENIEQPHAP, from the coding sequence ATGGTTGAATGGGTACGCGTCCGCGCCGACATGCCCCCCGGCCATGTCCGGACCCCTGTTTATCTGCGCGGCAAAACAGGTTGGGTTGAACGCCATCTCGGGCCATTCCCGAACCCCGAAGCGCTGGCTTACGGGCATGACGGCACACCCACACCGCTGATGCGTATCCGCTTTACCATGTCCGAGATTTGGGGCACCGATACCGCCCACCCCGATGACACTGTCGATGCCGAGATATATGCCCATTGGCTGGAAAATATAGAGCAACCGCATGCCCCATGA
- a CDS encoding ScnB-like protein, with protein MGGSLAGPIPTDQHDFALWEKRVDALMVICSGKGHFTVDGLRRVLEDMGPEAFETMSYYERWVASINQNLIEAGVYSTAELAARMSEVAARGATYGDAADG; from the coding sequence ATGGGCGGCAGCTTGGCCGGGCCGATCCCAACGGATCAACATGACTTTGCCCTTTGGGAGAAACGCGTTGATGCCTTGATGGTCATTTGCTCGGGCAAAGGGCATTTCACCGTTGATGGTCTACGCCGCGTCCTTGAGGATATGGGCCCCGAGGCCTTTGAAACCATGTCCTATTACGAACGCTGGGTCGCATCGATCAACCAAAACCTGATTGAGGCTGGCGTCTATTCGACTGCAGAACTTGCCGCGCGTATGTCCGAAGTCGCAGCGCGCGGGGCAACCTATGGGGATGCCGCCGATGGTTGA
- the nthA gene encoding nitrile hydratase subunit alpha, with protein sequence MPHDHHENLSPSGHPYRADNDHPLTYWQQMEIAIRELLIEKGVTTAAEINGQIDLMDSRSPANGAAVVARAWTDPAFRSALLKDASAASKDMGFDIGPLRLIAVENTPNIHNIIVCTLCSCYPRNLLGLPPDWYKSRAYRSRTVKEPRKVLAEFGVLLPPETTVRVHDSTADMRYIVIPNRPAGTENWSEKALADLVTRDSMIGTGIIEAPQVP encoded by the coding sequence ATGCCCCATGATCACCATGAAAATCTGTCGCCATCGGGGCACCCGTACCGCGCAGATAACGATCACCCGCTGACCTATTGGCAGCAAATGGAAATCGCGATCAGAGAATTGCTGATCGAAAAAGGCGTGACCACGGCCGCCGAAATCAACGGGCAGATCGATCTGATGGACAGCCGTAGTCCGGCCAATGGTGCCGCAGTTGTGGCCCGCGCCTGGACTGATCCGGCATTTCGTAGCGCCCTTTTGAAGGATGCAAGCGCGGCCAGTAAAGACATGGGTTTTGACATCGGCCCATTGCGGCTGATTGCGGTGGAAAACACACCCAATATACACAACATTATCGTCTGCACCTTGTGTTCCTGCTATCCGCGCAATTTGCTGGGCCTACCGCCCGATTGGTACAAATCGCGCGCCTACCGATCGCGCACTGTGAAGGAGCCGCGCAAAGTTCTGGCAGAATTTGGGGTCTTATTACCCCCCGAGACAACTGTGCGGGTCCATGATAGCACCGCCGACATGCGTTACATTGTGATTCCAAATCGTCCTGCGGGCACTGAAAACTGGTCTGAAAAAGCGCTGGCAGACTTGGTCACCCGTGACAGCATGATTGGCACCGGGATCATCGAAGCACCCCAAGTTCCGTGA
- a CDS encoding FliG C-terminal domain-containing protein, producing MNMQMSMSPSPELTRRRKAAMIVQMLISDGGELSLSQLPESLQELLTREMGAIKLVDRETVSAVAEEFLSAVDAVGLTAPGNEDAAILAIADHLSPQLADRLRKQTASVRNGDHWPLITSLPNERIVAIMTSESIEVCAITLSKLSVAQAAEVLSLTPGDRARKISLAMSQTADTSPEAVRIIGKGLAEDYGQTPALAFERAPVQRLGAILNSTKSDRREEVLESLDNDDPAFATDVRNAIFTFKDIVHRIKELDIPNCIRAVPGETLTIAIAAALKGDDHLKASAEFILSNVSQRMATQIRDDAMEAGTIKKAAGEEAMGSVTNAIRELVDTGTITMRTLDEEDEDT from the coding sequence ATGAATATGCAGATGTCCATGTCCCCCTCGCCTGAACTGACACGCCGCCGCAAGGCGGCGATGATCGTACAAATGCTGATCAGCGATGGCGGTGAACTGTCATTGTCCCAACTGCCAGAATCCTTGCAGGAACTGCTGACTCGCGAAATGGGCGCGATCAAACTTGTGGATCGTGAAACTGTCAGTGCTGTTGCCGAAGAGTTTCTAAGCGCCGTCGATGCGGTTGGTTTGACCGCGCCAGGGAACGAAGACGCAGCCATCCTTGCCATTGCCGATCACCTCAGCCCGCAGCTTGCAGACAGGCTACGGAAACAGACGGCGAGCGTGCGAAATGGCGATCATTGGCCTCTGATTACCTCGCTTCCGAATGAGCGGATTGTCGCCATTATGACCTCTGAGAGTATTGAAGTTTGTGCAATTACTCTGTCGAAACTCTCCGTCGCTCAGGCAGCCGAGGTGTTAAGTCTGACCCCAGGCGATCGCGCACGTAAGATCAGCCTCGCCATGTCGCAAACCGCAGACACATCGCCAGAGGCTGTCCGCATCATCGGCAAGGGTTTGGCCGAAGACTATGGTCAGACCCCAGCGCTTGCTTTCGAACGCGCACCGGTGCAGCGCCTTGGTGCAATCCTGAACTCAACCAAATCTGACCGCCGCGAAGAGGTCTTGGAAAGCCTCGACAATGATGATCCGGCTTTCGCCACCGATGTGCGCAACGCGATCTTCACATTCAAGGACATTGTGCACCGGATCAAAGAGCTGGATATCCCGAACTGCATCCGGGCTGTCCCTGGTGAAACGCTTACCATCGCGATTGCCGCTGCTTTGAAGGGTGACGACCATCTGAAAGCATCCGCTGAATTTATCCTCTCAAATGTCTCGCAACGTATGGCGACACAAATCCGCGATGATGCAATGGAGGCAGGAACCATTAAGAAAGCGGCTGGCGAAGAGGCCATGGGCTCTGTAACAAACGCGATCCGGGAACTTGTCGATACGGGCACCATTACAATGCGCACCCTTGATGAGGAGGACGAAGACACCTAG